A single window of Oreochromis aureus strain Israel breed Guangdong linkage group 7, ZZ_aureus, whole genome shotgun sequence DNA harbors:
- the cfap161 gene encoding cilia- and flagella-associated protein 161 → MAHIRTYRTPVKMGNWFEEQRLKEDEVKEHLEKKERGELAGQKMDFLKENILKPVKFSVTNDGTLHFGDIVMLVNMGGGNRECSAVSINADVNSLTKIPSPGVQAPCAVSAVRSVQPCTRTAFVITSVDGSPEGSTLHFEQSFALKTTSGFARGLYLTSDLRSFQKCAKKSRLQEVSLEDSDSFLSWWKIVYFDPQERLEYEGLPVPANVKVLIVHCKTNQALAVLGDHVLWTMYGKEYELTAHTFLDSHKAEQDNNHWILCTADPTGDGLVLFK, encoded by the exons ATGGCACATATAAGAACTTACCGCACACCTGTGAAAATGGGAAACTGGTTTGAAGAGCAGCGCTTAAAAGAG gATGAAGTAAAAGAACATctggagaaaaaagagaggggCGAGCTTGCTGGCCAGAAAATGGACTTCCTCaaagagaacattttaaaaccg GTGAAATTCTCTGTGACAAATGATGGTACCCTGCACTTTGGTGATATTGTGATGTTAGTGAACATGGGAGGAGGAAACAGGGAGTGCAGCGCAGTGAGCATCAATGCTGATGTTAACAGCTTAACAAAGATTCCTTCGCCCGGCGTTCAAGCTCCGTGTGCAGTCAGCGCAGTCAGGAGTGTCCAGCCGTGCACACGCACAGCTTTTGTCATTACCAG TGTAGATGGCAGTCCTGAGGGATCCACTCTTCATTTTGAGCAAAGTTTTGCCTTAAAGACAACAAGTGGCTTTGCCAGGGGA CTTTACTTGACGAGTGACTTGCGAAGTTTTCAAAAG TGTGCAAAAAAGTCTCGCCTCCAAGAAGTAAGCCTGGAAGACAGCGATTCCTTTCTGTCATGGTGGAAGATCGTTTACTTTGACCCCCAGGAAAGACTTGAATATGAGGGTCTGCCAGTTCCT gCTAATGTGAAGGTGCTGATTGTACACTGCAAGACAAACCAGGCTCTTGCTGTTCTGGGTGATCACGTCCTCTG GACCATGTATGGCAAGGAGTATGAGCTGACGGCTCACACATTCTTGGATTCCCATAAAGCTGAACAGGACAACAATCACTGGATACTCTGCACCGCTGATCCTACAGGGGATGGACTTGTACTTTTCAAATAA
- the LOC116313517 gene encoding anoctamin-1 — protein MPLTTAMSESSSFHSQKLISLARSLSGLGLDAANGGPVNLDDNDEPPPPESGIELGPGLFFADGKRKVDYVLCYKYKKRRTSKPRLSLSSNGSLPIPIPMPIPIQGRWEAEAESGEPGAHAGDAEESKLTEEEKALMREEFEAGLLEAGLQIERDKERSNGMGFIRLHIPWSILSREAELQKIKVAVKKKCELRKRTGIAGMWDSVATKINTPFQPDVPDFDIQRDSQTRVNFKTLKHPFIRDKLHLYDIKSTETLFDNATRSRIVAEIISRTTCRHSCQTTGINSLLARAVYVAAFPLHDGSFTRRGRKDQRNDRQLLHEEWANYGVMHKYQPVDLIRKYFGEQIGLYFAWLGVYTQLLIPPSVLGIIVFLYGILTVDTNVPSQETCNDSLNITMCPLCDGVCDYWRLSSVCSLARASYLFDNGATVLFAIFMSLWAAWFLEHWKRRQMYLKHTWDLTSLEDEEEELRPEYEEALQEKKAKMKAQSAKKMTQSGDGRDGETDQMLAYQQEPESLDIEDHLPGYLINISTLLLLIFITFSAVFGVAVYRICMLSVWSMNPDPEAKASVRMTVTTTGIILNMLVVLVLEEVYGAIAVWLTELELPKTTEEFEERLIFKSFFLKSMNAFAPIFYVAFFKGRFAGRPGDYVYVFGDYRMEECAPPGCLIELCIQLSMIMLGKQLIQNNVFEILVPKLKKMYRTIQEQKGKNRGAEDEDSETEEKRPKQQFDKDFTLEPFEGVSPEYMEMIIQYGFVTLFVASFPLAPAFALLNNVIEIRLDAAKFVTEIRRPDAVRCKDIGIWYNILCGISKFSVITNAFVISFTSEFVPRMVYQYMYSVNGTMSGYTEHSLSYFDVSNFPSGTAPNTTLITGVSMCRYKDYRDPPWATDAYTFSKQYWSVLAAKLAFVIFFQNLAMFLSMLVAWMIPDVPRSLREQLKKENMLLMEFLLTQDQEARAKTHSTKHSAPYFPANIDIVVEAPPENQEEVQVEEEEVVGVEINLDARSRDSDSDPEIGNVLVEGGVNGLEVRGDEGEEENREAEGTEKEGEGDVKEEDGKEEGGKEEFEQEESDEKEKGGQRTNEDEAKEVENENFTVDLDVFMSELGLLDEEPSSSTVKDTELPRSGSKQECQKDAEPLSHSSCKRGSSQSLKISKEGITTTDDETKSFSLIAPPPREPGSKAKARCSTLPSRHRGAEACYSLPRPSHSTSLTRFQQKSTLIPLIPLDPSSSASPSPLSPTHTQASPSSAQPLLAQQHKASTELFVLKGPPPQQPRSRAKARCLTLPPRQRAQGPEEHSKKPSHSTSFTKLEDRIPPSPSELKRNTPV, from the exons ATGCCCTTAACCACAGCAATGAGTGAGTCATCGTCCTTTCACTCACAGAAGCTTATTTCATTGGCTCGATCACTGTCTGGGCTCGGACTCGATGCCGCCAATGGAGGCCCTGTCAACCTCGATGACAATGACGAGCCTCCACCTCCG GAGTCTGGCATTGAGCTTGGCCCTGggcttttttttgctgatggcAAGAGGAAAGTGGACTACGTGCTTTgctacaaatacaaaaaaaggagaacatcaAAGCCGCGTCTTTCCCTTTCATCTAACGGGAGTCTACCGATACCTATACCAATGCCAATCCCGATACAAGGTCGATGGGAAgcggaagcagagtctggggagcCGGGAGCTCATGCGGGAGATGCGGAAGAGTCCAAGCTTACTGAGGAGGAAAAAGCTTTAATGAGGGAGGAGTTTGAAGCAGGCCTGCTGGAGGCTGGGCTACAGATTGAGCGCGATAAGGAG AGGTCAAACGGCATGGGGTTTATTCGACTGCACATCCCATGGTCAATACTGAGCCGAGAAGCGGAGCTGCAGAAGATCAAAGTCGCTGTAAAAAAG AAATGTGAATTGCGGAAACGGACAGGCATTGCTGGGATGTGGGATTCTGTTGCCACTAAAATCAACACACCGTTTCAGCCGGACGTCCCCGATTTTGACATCCAGAGAGACTCCCAGACACGTGTCAATTTTAAAACCCTCAAACACCCTTTTATCAGAGACAAACTCCATCT CTATGACATCAAGTCAACAGAGACTCTGTTTGACAATGCGACGCGGAGCAGAATA GTAGCTGAGATTATTTCACGTACTACTTGCAGACACTCTTGCCAAACTACCG GCATCAACTCTTTACTGGCTCGGGCTGTCTATGTTGCTGCTTTCCCTCTGCATGAC gGGTCATTCACAAGGAGAGGACGGAAAGATCAGAGAAATGATAGACAG CTCCTCCATGAAGAATGGGCTAACTACGGAGTCATGCATAAATACCAGCCTGTAGATCTTATCAG GAAGTACTTTGGAGAACAGATTGGGTTGTATTTTGCATGGCTGGGTGTTTATACTCAGCTCCTCATCCCTCCTTCAGTACTGGGCATCATTGTCTTCCTATACGGCATACTTACTGTGGATACCAATGTGCCAAG TCAGGAGACGTGTAATGACAGCTTGAACATCACCATGTGTCCACTCTGTGATGGCGTGTGCGACTACTGGCGTCTGAGTTCGGTGTGCTCATTGGCCCGAGCTTCATACCTGTTTGACAATGGAGCCACTGTCCTCTTTGCTATTTTCATGTCTCTGTGGG CTGCATGGTTTCTTGAGCACTGGAAAAGGCGGCAGATGTATCTGAAACATACGTGGGACCTGACGAGCCTCGAGGATGAGGAG GAGGAGCTGAGACCTGAATATGAAGAAGCactgcaggagaaaaaagcCAAGATGAAAGCACAGTCTGCAAAAAAG ATGACTCAGTCTGGGGACGGtagagatggagaaacagaCCAGATGCTGGCCTACCAG CAAGAGCCCGAGTCACTGGACATAGAGGATCACCTGCCAGGTTATCTCATCAATATATCCACCTTACTACTGCTG ATATTCATCACCTTCTCAGCGGTGTTCGGGGTGGCAGTTTACCGCATCTGCATGCTGAGTGTGTGGTCCATGAACCCTGATCCAGAGGCCAAGGCCAGCGTTAGGATGACAGTCACAACCACAGGCATCATCCTCAATATGCTGGTCGTTCTGGTGTTGGAAGAGGTCTATGGAGCGATTGCCGTGTGGCTAACTGAGCTTG AACTTCCAAAGACAACAGAGGAGTTTGAAGAGAGACTAATATTCAAGTCCTTCTTCCTCAAATCCATGAACGCCTTTGCACCAATTTTCTATGTGGCCTTCTTCAAGGGCAg GTTTGCTGGGCGGCCTGGCGATTATGTTTATGTCTTTGGAGACTATCGCATGGAGGAG TGTGCCCCTCCTGGCTGCCTCATTGAGCTGTGCATCCAGCTCAGCATGATCATGCTCGGAAAACAACTCATCCAAAACAATGTGTTTGAGATACTCGTACC tAAGTTGAAAAAGATGTACAGAACAATACAggaacaaaaaggaaagaataGAGGAGCAGAAGATGAGGACAGTGAAACAGAGGAGAAGCGACCGAAACAGCAGTTTGACAAGGATTTCACCCTCGAACCGTTTGAAGGTGTCAGTCCAGAATACATGGAAATGA TAATCCAGTATGGGTTTGTGACTCTGTTTGTGGCCTCCTTCCCGCTGGCACCAGCGTTTGCTCTGCTCAACAATGTCATCGAGATTCGCCTCGACGCTGCAAAATTTGTTACTGAAATCCGGCGCCCTGATGCTGTGAGGTGCAAAGACATAG GGATTTGGTACAACATCCTTTGTGGAATCAGCAAATTCTCTGTCATCACCAat GCATTTGTCATCTCCTTCACATCAGAGTTTGTTCCACGAATGGTTTACCAGTACATGTACAGCGTTAATGGCACCATGAGTGGATACACGGAGCACTCGCTGTCCTACTTCGATGTCAGCAACTTCCCCTCTGGCACAGCGCCAAACACCACCCTTATCACTGGAGTATCCATGTGCAG GTACAAAGACTACAGAGATCCTCCGTGGGCAACAGATGCGTACACCTTCTCTAAACAGTACTGGTCTGTCCTGGCTGCAAAACTGGCCTTCGTAATTTTCTTCCAG AACCTTGCCATGTTCCTCAGCATGTTAGTTGCCTGGATGATCCCAGATGTACCACGATCTCTGCGGGAACAGCTGAAGAAAGAGAACATGTTGCTGATGGAGTTTCTGCTGACTCAAGACCAAGAAGCACGTGCCAAAACTCACTCCACAAAACACTCAGCCCCCTACTTCCCTGCCAACATAGACATTGTGGTGGAGGCACCACCAGAAAATCAAGAAGAAGTACAagtggaggaagaggaagtggTGGGGGTTGAGATCAATTTGGATGCAAGGAGCAGAGATAGTGACAGTGATCCAGAGATTGGAAATGTATTGGTAGAAGGTGGAGTAAATGGTCTAGAAGTGCGAGGAGATGAAGGTGAAGAGGAAAACAGAGAGGCCGAAGGAACAGAAAAGGAAGGAGAAGGAGATGTTAAGGAGGAGGATGGGAAGGAAGAAGGTGGAAAGGAAGAGTTTGAGCAAGAGGAAAGtgatgaaaaagagaaaggagGACAGAGAACAAATGAAGACGAAGCAAAGGAAGTTGAGAATGAAAATTTTACTGTAGATCTGGACGTCTTCATGAGTGAGCTGGGCCTCTTAG ATGAAGAACCCTCATCGAGCACAGTTAAAGATACGGAGCTTCCCCGCTCAGGCTCCAAACAAGAATGCCAGAAAGATGCTGAACCTCTGTCACATTCATCGTGTAAAAGAGGATCATCCCAGAGTCTGAAGATCTCCAAGGAAGGGATTACaacaacagatgatgaaactAAGAGCTTCTCATTAATCGCACCTCCTCCCAGAGAGCCAGGCTCAAAGGCCAAGGCCCGATGCTCCACCCTGCCTTCTCGCCACAGAGGGGCTGAGGCTTGCTACAGCCTGCCAAGGCCCAGCCACTCCACCAGCCTCACCAGGTTCCAGCAGAAGTCCACACTTATTCCCCTGATTCCCCTGGACCCTTCATCATCAGCTTCACCCAGCCCATtatctcccacacacacacaggcatccCCATCATCTGCACAGCCTCTACTTGCCCAACAGCACAAAGCCTCAACTGAACTGTTTGTGCTAAAAGGCCCTCCACCCCAACAGCCACGCTCCAGGGCCAAAGCCCGGTGCTTAACCCTGCCTCCAAGACAAAGAGCACAGGGTCCTGAGGAGCACTCCAAAAAGCCTAGCCATTCCACCAGCTTTACAAAGCTGGAAGACCGTATCCCGCCTTCCCCCAGTGAACTGAAGCGCAACACACCAGTATGA
- the cers3b gene encoding ceramide synthase 2 — protein MLQTVGEWIWWDRLWLPGNLSWSALEDKEGRVYAKVSHLYASLPCALCLLVVRYLFERYFATPLANLWGIRDKIRLPAEQNPILEKYFCSQTRVPPQADVWSLCKKTGWPERRVQVWFRRRRNQERPGLRKRFSEASWRCAFYLFAFFGGILALYDKPWVYNLREVWAGFPKQSLLPSQYWYYMLEMGFYLSLVFSLTFDVKRKDFKEQVIHHMATLTLLSFSWISNFVRIGTLVMVVHDSSDILLEGAKVFNYATWHQTANGIFVVFAVVFMVTRLIIFPFWLIHCTWVYPLELYPAFFGYYFFNVMLLVLQLLHLYWAALILRMVYKFIFTQLEGDDRSDKEEDDSDPPIERNHKPSHMNGSGARGRANGH, from the exons ATGTTGCAGACAGTTGGGGAGTGGATCTGGTGGGACCGTTTGTGGCTGCCAGGAAATTTGTCCTGGTCTGCTTTAGAGGACAAGGAAGGTCGTGTCTATGCGAAAGTGTCTCATCTTTATGCCTCTCTACCCTGTGCCCTTTGCCTGCTTGTAGTCAGATACCTGTTTGAAAG GTACTTTGCCACACCACTGGCTAATTTATGGGGAATCAGGGACAAGATACGTCTCCCAGCAGAACAAAACCCTATTCTAGAAAAATACTTCTGCAGCCAAACACGGGTTCCTCCTCAA GCTGACGTGTGGTCTCTGTGTAAGAAGACTGGCTGGCCAGAAAGGAGAGTTCAAGTGTGGTTCAGGAGGAGAAGGAACCAGGAGCGACCGGGGCTTCGAAAGAGGTTCAGTGAAGCCAG TTGGAGATGTGCATTTtatctttttgcattttttggtGGAATCCTAGCTCTCTATGAT AAACCCTGGGTTTATAATCTAAGGGAAGTTTGGGCAGGTTTTCCTAAACAG TCCCTTCTGCCATCACAGTACTGGTATTACATGTTGGAAATGGGCTTCTATCTTTCTTTGGTCTTCAGTCTCACATTTGATGTGAAACGAAAA GACTTTAAAGAGCAGGTGATTCATCATATGGCCACACTgactctcctgagtttttccTGGATTTCAAACTTCGTCCGTATCGGAACCCTCGTCATGGTTGTTCATGACTCTTCTGACATCCTACtcgag GGTGCAAAAGTATTCAACTACGCCACATGGCACCAGACTGCTAACGGCATCTTTGTGGTGTTTGCAGTCGTCTTTATGGTGACAAGActtattatttttcctttttg GCTGATTCACTGTACATGGGTGTACCCACTGGAATTGTATCCTGCCTTCTTTGGCTACTATTTCTTCAACGTCATGTTGTTGGTTCTCCAGTTGCTCCACCTGTACTGGGCTGCTCTCATATTAAGAATGGTTTACAAGTTTATCTTTACCCAG CTGGAAGGCGATGATAGGAGTGATAAAGAGGAAGATGACAGTGACCCACCGATAGAAAGAAACCATAAACCGAGTCACATGAATGGTTCTGGTGCCAGAGGCAGGGCCAATGGCCACTGA